One window of the Cuculus canorus isolate bCucCan1 chromosome 13, bCucCan1.pri, whole genome shotgun sequence genome contains the following:
- the LOC128853464 gene encoding pre-mRNA-splicing factor ATP-dependent RNA helicase PRP16-like has product MDEGYDEFHNPLAYSSEEYVKKREQHLHKRRQKRISAQRWQINEEYMQCVTAVDGEWLAELGLMFYSIKHAGKSRQENRRRAKEEVSAMEEEMALAEEQLRARREEQERRNPMGSSRSTKIYTPGRKEQGEPLTPRHTPARFGL; this is encoded by the exons ATGGATGAAGGCTATGACGAGTTTCACAACCCCTTGGCCTATTCCTCTGAGGAGTACGTGAAGAAACGGGAACAGCACTTGCACAAGCGGAGGCAGAAGCGCATCTCGGCACAGCGGTGGCAGATCAATGAG GAATACATGCAGTGTGTCACTGCCGTGGATGGAGAgtggctggcagagctgggccTCATGTTCTACAGTATCAAACATGCTGGCAAGTCACGCCAG GAGAACCGCCGCCGTGCCAAGGAGGAAGTGTCTGCCATGGAGGAAGAGATGGCTTTGGCTGAGGAGCAACTGCGTGCGCGCCGCGAGGAGCAGGAGCGCCGTAACCCAATGGGCAGTTCAAG ATCCACTAAAATCTACACTCCTGGGCGGAAGGAGCAGGGGGAACCCCTGACGCCGCGACACACCCCAGCCCGCTTTGGCCTCTGA
- the LOC128853465 gene encoding haptoglobin-like yields the protein MGTESERQCQWVSKGGYREEPVCEPVCGKPKNPPEQMQRIVGGLLARKGNFPWQGRLVTRHNLIAGATLISDQWLLTTGRNVYLNHREGDSQRPTWGERRTQETPPWRRDPKDTYTEVGDHQRHPHWPEQRCRQRPT from the exons ATGGGCACAGAGAGTGAGAGGCAGTGCCAGTGGGTGAGCAAAGGAGGTTACAGGGAGGAACCTGTCTGCGAGCCAg tGTGTGGGAAGCCAAAGAACCCTCCTGAGCAGATGCAGCGCATCGTCGGGGGCCTGCTGGCCAGGAAGGGCAACTTCCCCTGGCAGGGCCGGCTGGTGACCCGCCACAACCTCATCGCGGGGGCCACGCTTATTAGTGACCAGTGGCTGCTGACCACGGGCAGGAACGTCTACCTGAACCACAGAGAGGGAGACTCACAGAGACCCACATGGGGGGAGAGGAGAACCCAAGAGACACCCCCATGGAGGAGAGACCCTAAAGACACCTACACCGAAGTGGGAGACCACCAGAGACATCCACACTGGCCAGAACAGAGATGCCGACAGAGACCCACATAG
- the LOC128853458 gene encoding bromodomain-containing protein DDB_G0280777-like isoform X1, translating into MQQEGCGEEHPSQRRGRCCWGQRLWDSVLHQLLCWAMVPGCWGCPRQGWVTSMAAPPWDRRLSEDSGKHLSHVMISPTVREWSRYGISREVSAPPSQPDGSRGGLPGVEEATPELRSSIQQFQQETETGQPQGEMKVSAPEPQQEEPQACQERQQQQLEPAEVQALMKDLQLHLNICRGIKCEQCVQPQNNKHQDMHATADAKEELQRSQEQLQALRKQLRAQEEKSQGLQHSLTQLQEEHKAIQAREQKSLRQLSRAKEAIQDLQREAVSKRNYMAELLQQVHSLQESLQKATSQAQHWQQLYHDSKRDLALREEELLMCKVEMAFLQEELSKATRQVQDRNRQHHSPRAGAQAGPPAPGSVRSQPTGKAEGNGTGDRHPGPPRDQAAGLASCSP; encoded by the exons ATGCAGCAGGAAGGCTGCGGTGAGGAACATCCTTCCCAGAGAAGGGGTAGGTGCTGCTGGGGGCAAAGGCTGTGGGACAGTGtcctccaccagctcctgtGTTGGGCCATGGTCCCGGGATGCTGGGGCTGCCCTAGGCAGGGCTGGGTGACATCCATGGCTGCCCCTCCCTGGGATCGACGGTTGTCCGAGGACAGCGGGAAACACCTGTCCCATGTCATGATCTCTCCAACAGTGAGAGAGTGGTCGAGATATGGCATATCCAGGGAAGTTTCTGCACCTCCAAGCCAGCCTGACGGTTCTCGTGGAGGGCTGCCAGGAGTGGAGGAGGCAACACCAGAGTTGAGAAGCTCCATCCAGCAGTTTCAGCAGGAGACAGAGACTGGGCAGCCCCAG GGTGAAATGAAAGTGTCAGCGCCGGAGCCACAGCAAGAGGAGCCTCAAGCGTGccaggagaggcagcagcagcagctggagcctgCAGAGGTGCAGGCCCTGATGAAGGACTTGCAGTTGCACCTGAATATCTGCAGGGGCATAAAATGTGAACAGTGCGTCCAGCCGCAGAACAATAAGCACCAGGACATGCACGCTACTGCTGACGCAAaagaggagctgcagaggagccAAGAACAGCTCCAAGCCCTGAGGAAGCAG TTGAGggcacaggaggaaaagagccagggcctgcagcacagcctcactcagctgcaagaggagcaCAAAGCCATCCAGGCCCGGGAGCAGAAAAGTCTGAGGCAGCTCAGCAGAGCCAAGGAGGCCATTCAAGACCTGCAGAGGGAAGCTGTCTCCAAAAGAAATTACATGGCAGAGCTGTTGCAGCAG GTCCACTCCCTCCAGGAGAGCCTGCAGAAGGCGACCAGCCAAGCCCAACACTGGCAGCAGCTATACCACGACAGCAAGCGAGATCTGGCTCTACGAGAAGAGGAGCTGCTTATGTGCAAGGTGGAGATGGCGTTCCTCCAGGAAGAGCTCAGCAAGGCCACAAGGCAAGTACAGGATAGAAACAGGCAGCACCACAGCCCGAGGGCTGGAGCGCAGGCTGGGCCCCCAGCACCAGGGAGTGTCAGATCCCAGCCCACAGGCAAGGCAGAGGGGAATGGGACAGGGGACAGACATCCTGGGCCACCAAGGGACCAGGCTGCGGGTCTGGCATCCTGTTCTCCTTAA
- the LOC128853458 gene encoding bromodomain-containing protein DDB_G0280777-like isoform X3, whose protein sequence is MQQEGCGEEHPSQRRVREWSRYGISREVSAPPSQPDGSRGGLPGVEEATPELRSSIQQFQQETETGQPQGEMKVSAPEPQQEEPQACQERQQQQLEPAEVQALMKDLQLHLNICRGIKCEQCVQPQNNKHQDMHATADAKEELQRSQEQLQALRKQLRAQEEKSQGLQHSLTQLQEEHKAIQAREQKSLRQLSRAKEAIQDLQREAVSKRNYMAELLQQVHSLQESLQKATSQAQHWQQLYHDSKRDLALREEELLMCKVEMAFLQEELSKATRQVQDRNRQHHSPRAGAQAGPPAPGSVRSQPTGKAEGNGTGDRHPGPPRDQAAGLASCSP, encoded by the exons ATGCAGCAGGAAGGCTGCGGTGAGGAACATCCTTCCCAGAGAAGGG TGAGAGAGTGGTCGAGATATGGCATATCCAGGGAAGTTTCTGCACCTCCAAGCCAGCCTGACGGTTCTCGTGGAGGGCTGCCAGGAGTGGAGGAGGCAACACCAGAGTTGAGAAGCTCCATCCAGCAGTTTCAGCAGGAGACAGAGACTGGGCAGCCCCAG GGTGAAATGAAAGTGTCAGCGCCGGAGCCACAGCAAGAGGAGCCTCAAGCGTGccaggagaggcagcagcagcagctggagcctgCAGAGGTGCAGGCCCTGATGAAGGACTTGCAGTTGCACCTGAATATCTGCAGGGGCATAAAATGTGAACAGTGCGTCCAGCCGCAGAACAATAAGCACCAGGACATGCACGCTACTGCTGACGCAAaagaggagctgcagaggagccAAGAACAGCTCCAAGCCCTGAGGAAGCAG TTGAGggcacaggaggaaaagagccagggcctgcagcacagcctcactcagctgcaagaggagcaCAAAGCCATCCAGGCCCGGGAGCAGAAAAGTCTGAGGCAGCTCAGCAGAGCCAAGGAGGCCATTCAAGACCTGCAGAGGGAAGCTGTCTCCAAAAGAAATTACATGGCAGAGCTGTTGCAGCAG GTCCACTCCCTCCAGGAGAGCCTGCAGAAGGCGACCAGCCAAGCCCAACACTGGCAGCAGCTATACCACGACAGCAAGCGAGATCTGGCTCTACGAGAAGAGGAGCTGCTTATGTGCAAGGTGGAGATGGCGTTCCTCCAGGAAGAGCTCAGCAAGGCCACAAGGCAAGTACAGGATAGAAACAGGCAGCACCACAGCCCGAGGGCTGGAGCGCAGGCTGGGCCCCCAGCACCAGGGAGTGTCAGATCCCAGCCCACAGGCAAGGCAGAGGGGAATGGGACAGGGGACAGACATCCTGGGCCACCAAGGGACCAGGCTGCGGGTCTGGCATCCTGTTCTCCTTAA
- the LOC128853458 gene encoding zinc finger protein 853-like isoform X2 translates to MQQEGCGEEHPSQRRGRCCWGQRLWDSVLHQLLCWAMVPGCWGCPRQGWVTSMAAPPWDRRLSEDSGKHLSHVMISPTVREWSRYGISREVSAPPSQPDGSRGGLPGVEEATPELRSSIQQFQQETETGQPQGEMKVSAPEPQQEEPQACQERQQQQLEPAEVQALMKDLQLHLNICRGIKCEQCVQPQNNKHQDMHATADAKEELQRSQEQLQALRKQLRAQEEKSQGLQHSLTQLQEEHKAIQAREQKSLRQLSRAKEAIQDLQREAVSKRNYMAELLQQVHSLQESLQKATSQAQHWQQLYHDSKRDLALREEELLMCKVEMAFLQEELSKATRQPNEHGGHKMSIARTQDKHHEDTRSITVVSRFYRATS, encoded by the exons ATGCAGCAGGAAGGCTGCGGTGAGGAACATCCTTCCCAGAGAAGGGGTAGGTGCTGCTGGGGGCAAAGGCTGTGGGACAGTGtcctccaccagctcctgtGTTGGGCCATGGTCCCGGGATGCTGGGGCTGCCCTAGGCAGGGCTGGGTGACATCCATGGCTGCCCCTCCCTGGGATCGACGGTTGTCCGAGGACAGCGGGAAACACCTGTCCCATGTCATGATCTCTCCAACAGTGAGAGAGTGGTCGAGATATGGCATATCCAGGGAAGTTTCTGCACCTCCAAGCCAGCCTGACGGTTCTCGTGGAGGGCTGCCAGGAGTGGAGGAGGCAACACCAGAGTTGAGAAGCTCCATCCAGCAGTTTCAGCAGGAGACAGAGACTGGGCAGCCCCAG GGTGAAATGAAAGTGTCAGCGCCGGAGCCACAGCAAGAGGAGCCTCAAGCGTGccaggagaggcagcagcagcagctggagcctgCAGAGGTGCAGGCCCTGATGAAGGACTTGCAGTTGCACCTGAATATCTGCAGGGGCATAAAATGTGAACAGTGCGTCCAGCCGCAGAACAATAAGCACCAGGACATGCACGCTACTGCTGACGCAAaagaggagctgcagaggagccAAGAACAGCTCCAAGCCCTGAGGAAGCAG TTGAGggcacaggaggaaaagagccagggcctgcagcacagcctcactcagctgcaagaggagcaCAAAGCCATCCAGGCCCGGGAGCAGAAAAGTCTGAGGCAGCTCAGCAGAGCCAAGGAGGCCATTCAAGACCTGCAGAGGGAAGCTGTCTCCAAAAGAAATTACATGGCAGAGCTGTTGCAGCAG GTCCACTCCCTCCAGGAGAGCCTGCAGAAGGCGACCAGCCAAGCCCAACACTGGCAGCAGCTATACCACGACAGCAAGCGAGATCTGGCTCTACGAGAAGAGGAGCTGCTTATGTGCAAGGTGGAGATGGCGTTCCTCCAGGAAGAGCTCAGCAAGGCCACAAGGCAA CCAAATGAGCATGGAGGACACAAGATGAGCATCGCGAGGACACAAGATAAGCATCACGAGGACACGAGGAGCATCACAGTTGTGAGCAG GTTCTACAGGGCAACATCCTAA